A genomic stretch from Rhineura floridana isolate rRhiFlo1 chromosome 18, rRhiFlo1.hap2, whole genome shotgun sequence includes:
- the LOC133372843 gene encoding natriuretic peptides B-like — protein sequence MMYIGALCCWSFAFLVFSQAGLSSSHPVTRNPSSDELRSLQDLLERLKETFQEDEWEAGEMDDGADFDLSDSEAPPSGQLRVQTPLHQAEVEDHWRKFLASPKRRRHFSGCFGTRLERIGTQTGLGCNIYKAQGSPNTQ from the exons ATGATGTACATCGGGGCCCTGTGTTGCTGGTCCTTTGCGTTCTTGGTGTTCTCACAAGCAGGCCTGAGTTCGAGTCATCCAGTGACCCGGAATCCCTCCAGTGATGAGCTTCggtctctgcag GACCTCCTTGAACGCCTGAAGGAGACATTTCAGGAAGACGAATGGGAAGCTGGTGAGATGGACGACGGGGCTGACTTTGACCTGTCCGACTCGGAGGCCCCCCCTTCTGGTCAGCTCAGGGTTCAGACTCCCCTCCACCAGGCGGAAGTGGAGGACCACTGGAGAAAATTCCTGGCTTCTCCAAAGCGGAGGAGACATTTCTCTGGCTGCTTTGGGACCAGACTTGAACGGATCGGGACCCAGACAGGACTCGGCTGCAACATCTACAAAGCCC AAGGCTCCCCCAACACCCAGTAG